A section of the Stenotrophomonas acidaminiphila genome encodes:
- a CDS encoding protein tonB yields the protein MLTSLRRGAVLAALLLVAVAASAAGPGAVRKQAEMAMQLSGQIDIAPDGSVEAVRLDQQDRLSAELSRFVRSSVMGWTFVPVVRDGKPVAARSPLMLRLVGKRLEDGGTEVAIRSATFQAYDPQSRSAVTALKMTPPSYPRSMYEVGAQGNVYLVVRVGRDGRVEDAYVEQVNMTVVASEGQMRRFRQVLGGNALAAARKWEFRVPVEGEDVDAPHWNVRVPVRYAVVDQGRSMPDEYGTWQAYIPGPRERAPWISDEDWENGSDALADGGVYMAGRGGGPKLLTPLEG from the coding sequence ATGCTGACGTCGTTGCGTCGCGGGGCAGTGCTGGCCGCGTTGCTGTTGGTGGCCGTTGCCGCGTCGGCCGCCGGGCCCGGGGCCGTGCGCAAGCAGGCCGAGATGGCCATGCAGCTGTCCGGGCAGATCGACATCGCGCCCGATGGCAGCGTGGAAGCGGTGCGGCTGGACCAGCAGGATCGGCTGAGCGCGGAGCTGTCACGTTTCGTGCGCAGCTCGGTGATGGGCTGGACCTTCGTGCCGGTGGTCCGCGACGGCAAGCCGGTCGCCGCGCGTTCGCCGTTGATGCTGCGCCTGGTCGGCAAGAGGCTGGAAGACGGCGGCACCGAGGTGGCCATCCGCAGCGCCACTTTCCAGGCCTACGATCCGCAAAGCAGGAGCGCGGTCACCGCCTTGAAGATGACGCCGCCAAGCTACCCGCGTTCGATGTACGAGGTGGGGGCGCAGGGCAATGTCTACCTGGTCGTCAGGGTCGGGCGCGATGGCCGGGTCGAGGATGCATACGTGGAACAGGTCAACATGACCGTGGTGGCCAGCGAAGGCCAGATGCGCCGGTTCCGCCAGGTGCTGGGCGGCAATGCGCTGGCCGCGGCGCGCAAGTGGGAGTTCCGCGTACCGGTTGAAGGCGAGGACGTGGATGCGCCGCACTGGAATGTGCGCGTGCCGGTGCGCTATGCGGTGGTCGACCAGGGCCGATCGATGCCAGATGAGTACGGCACGTGGCAGGCCTACATCCCCGGACCGCGCGAGCGCGCGCCGTGGATCAGCGACGAGGACTGGGAGAACGGCTCGGACGCACTGGCTGATGGTGGCGTCTACATGGCCGGCCGCGGTGGCGGACCGAAGCTGCTGACGCCGCTGGAAGGCTGA